From a region of the Ovis aries strain OAR_USU_Benz2616 breed Rambouillet chromosome 2, ARS-UI_Ramb_v3.0, whole genome shotgun sequence genome:
- the LOC132659289 gene encoding uncharacterized protein LOC132659289 translates to MNDMEKLIRELSTSATDTLAMIDAIGDSLLSGIKCRIATLKKQLQSEHCSKLEKLQLVARELEAPRELYQQMKMLLQHHANAVQFLHEHKRLKGEMERLVEGSVSLPVPTKDTISIRRYFQELIRGIDITAFALPETDQVPASMAGLQEAWQAGCAMQGRLSQQVLEDILCKAVSGSGPKPNQEAKLPRNPSHAYSVQGSEIGSRESTV, encoded by the exons ATGAAT GACATGGAGAAGCTCATCAGGGAACTCTCTACCAGCGCCACTGACACACTGGCCATGATCGACGCCATTGGAGACAGCCTGCTCAGTGGCATCAAATGTCGGATTGCCACCTTGAAAAAGCAACTGCAGAGTGAGCATTGCTCCAAGCTGGAGAAGTTACAGCTGGTTGCCCGGGAACTTGAAGCCCCCCGAGAGCTTTACCAGCAGATGAAGATGCTCCTGCAGCATCATGCTAACGCAGTGCAATTTCTCCACGAGCATAAAAGGCTCAAGGGGGAGATGGAGAGACTTGTGGAGGGCAGTGTGTCTCTACCAGTCCCCACCAAGGACACTATTTCCATCAGGCGCTATTTTCAAGAGCTCATTAGAGGAATAGACATCACTGCCTTTGCCCTCCCTGAGACTGACCAAGTGCCGGCCAGCATGGCTGGGCTCCAAGAGGCCTGGCAGGCAGGCTGTGCCATGCAGGGCCGTCTGTCGCAACAAGTGCTTGAGGATATTTTGTGCAAGGCAGTGTCGGGCTCAGGGCCAAAACCAAATCAAGAGGCAAAGCTTCCTAGGAACCCGTCTCATGCTTACTCAGTACAAGGAAGTGAGATTGGGTCTAGAGAATCAACTGTGTAA